GGCCCTTGTCGGTCCAGCTGCCGGTAGTAGGATCTTCCGCGGTATTTTCCATTACGAATGTATGCTGCGGATGCACGCTGTCCGACGATCCTGCCGTATAATACAGGTACCAGCGGCCATCGAGGCGATGTAACTCCGGCGCCCAGATATCCCTGGCATTGGGCCCTTTGCGGGGTGGCGTCCAGATCACCGTTTCAGGCGCTTTGCCCAGCTCCGACATAGCCCTGGTTTTACGCATCACCAGATTGTGCCCGGTGGTATGCATATAATAATACATTCCCTTATATTGGATGACCCAGGGATCGGGACCACTCCCCAGCAATGGATTTGTGAAGGTACCCGGGCTGCCCTCCTGTTGGGCAAAACAACTGCCAGCAAGTATAAAAAAGCTAAAACAAAGTAGCAGCCAACTTTTCATAACATGGATTTGCGGTTGATTAATTTAAGCGTAATTTAAACGCTTAAATAAGTGACTAAGTTAGTAGTTAGTTTTTTAGCAGGGTTACCGTTTTATCTCAATTTTTCGCTTATTTGTATCAAACATCTCATTTAAGATAAAAAGAATGCAACACAAACAAAAGAAACATTCCAGGCATCATCAATTCTTAATTCGCAATTCTTTATGAGATATGTGTGCCTATTGATACTGCTGCTTTGTAACACGCTCTGTGCCCAGGTTCCGGACTTCGTCCATTACCAGGTAGAAAACGGGTTGTCTAACAATGCGGTGATCTGCACCATGCAGGATAAACGTGGCTTTATGTGGATGGGAACACGATACGGACTGAACCGGTTTGATGGCTATACTTTTCGTGTGTTCCTCAGAACAGAGCAAGCCGGCAGCCTGGGCGGAAATTTCGTGATCAGTTTATATGAAGATGAAAATGGACAGATATACGCTGGCACCGACAATGGACTATATATTTATAATCCGCTGAATGAACAGTTCCGCCAGGTTAACAGCAAAAACGCAGGAGAGGTACGGACTATCACCGGCGATGGCAAAGGTAATATCTGGTGTTCCTGGGGCTGGCGTGTTTACCGCTACCAGCCTCGTACCGGCAGTATTGAAGAGATCTCCGGCTTTCAAAATGTTACCGCTGTTTGTATAGATGATCAGCAAAATGTATGGGCATCATCTGTTGACGGTAAAATTGCGAAGTATGATCCTGCAGCGAAAGTCTTTACATCATATCCTTTGAAAGACCAGTCCCGTTCAACGAAGTCAACCTGGGTGGAAAAAATAATACCCGCGGGTAAAGACAGTATCTGGGTTTGTACTACAAAACAAGGTGTGAAGCTGATCAATACACGTACACATACCAGTGAAAACTTTTTCCCTGCCGGCAACGACCAACAGGAAATATATGCGCGGGATATCGTGCGTCGTGGCAGCAACGAATATTGGATTGCCACGGAATCCGGCCTGTATATTTATCATCCGCAAAGCGGCGAGGTCGTTAACCTGAAGAAAAAATACGATGATCCCTATTCTATATCGGATAATGCCATCTATTGCCTCTTCAGGGATAAGGAAGGTGGCATGTGGGCAGGCACTTACTTCGGCGGTATTAATTATTACGCGCAGCCTTATACATCTTTCGAAAAATTTTTCCCGAAATCAGGCACTCCCAGCCTCAGTGGAAACGCCGTACGGGAAATACATCCCGACAGCCACGGGCACCTCTGGATTGGTACCGAGGATGGCGGCCTTACCAGGTTTACGCCTGCTACCAACGCCTTTACCAATTTCAAACCAGTACCGCCACCGGGTATCGGGCTCGCCTATACGAACCTGCACGGCCTGGAGGTAATGGGCGATTCGCTATGGATTGGCACCTTCGAACACGGGCTCGACGTGATGAACCTCCGCACTGAAAAATTTGTAGCACATTATGAAGATGGCAGTGAGCAGCATCAGCTGCACTCCAATTTCATTCACTATCTGCTGCGAACGAAAGCCGGAAAACTGATACTCTGCACTACACAGGGCATGTACGACTATGATCCATCCATCAACGGATTCAACCAGGTGAAAGATGTTCCGACAGGCATGTTCTATATCACGGCATACGAAGACCATGAAGGCACTATCTGGCTGGGAACTGTCAGAGACGGGCTCTATTATTATAACCCGCATAACGGAAAAAAAGGGAAATACCTGCACCAGCCGGATAATAAGCTAAGCCTGAGTAATAACCGGGTGAATGGTATTTATGAAGACAGCCGGCAGCAGTTATGGCTGGCTACCGACGATGGATTATGTATGCTGAACCGGCAAACCGGTACCTTCACTACATACGGTACCCATAATGGTTTCCTCAGCAACATGATGTTCAGCATACTGGAAGATAGCCGCCAGCAACTGTGGGTTACTACGTCGAAAGGGCTGGCCTGCTTCACTCCTGCTACCGGTAACGTGTTCGTA
The genomic region above belongs to Chitinophaga sp. 180180018-3 and contains:
- a CDS encoding two-component regulator propeller domain-containing protein, producing the protein MRYVCLLILLLCNTLCAQVPDFVHYQVENGLSNNAVICTMQDKRGFMWMGTRYGLNRFDGYTFRVFLRTEQAGSLGGNFVISLYEDENGQIYAGTDNGLYIYNPLNEQFRQVNSKNAGEVRTITGDGKGNIWCSWGWRVYRYQPRTGSIEEISGFQNVTAVCIDDQQNVWASSVDGKIAKYDPAAKVFTSYPLKDQSRSTKSTWVEKIIPAGKDSIWVCTTKQGVKLINTRTHTSENFFPAGNDQQEIYARDIVRRGSNEYWIATESGLYIYHPQSGEVVNLKKKYDDPYSISDNAIYCLFRDKEGGMWAGTYFGGINYYAQPYTSFEKFFPKSGTPSLSGNAVREIHPDSHGHLWIGTEDGGLTRFTPATNAFTNFKPVPPPGIGLAYTNLHGLEVMGDSLWIGTFEHGLDVMNLRTEKFVAHYEDGSEQHQLHSNFIHYLLRTKAGKLILCTTQGMYDYDPSINGFNQVKDVPTGMFYITAYEDHEGTIWLGTVRDGLYYYNPHNGKKGKYLHQPDNKLSLSNNRVNGIYEDSRQQLWLATDDGLCMLNRQTGTFTTYGTHNGFLSNMMFSILEDSRQQLWVTTSKGLACFTPATGNVFVYTKAHGLLNDQFNYSSAYKDSSGNMYFGSVKGMIRFNPATFVNNNYQPSIYITGFQVLNKEAAVGDILKKSISLTDTITLAHDQSSFSIDFAALSYTSPEMTAYAYKMEGLDKDWTYLKTNRKAFFTKLSPGHYRFLVKSANSANNWNLQPRELYITILPPFWASYPAYAVYAILLCTIVFLALRWYHQRAEQKQKRQLEILEHEKEKEIYQAKIEFFTHLAHEIRTPLTLIKGPMEKVIRKSEEVPLIQKNLRIMERNTDRLLELTNQLLDFRKTEINGFSLNFVHTDISELLKLNHLRFTPAAEQQHIRFKIELSSLHFFAYVDAEAMNKIIGNLINNAIRYAATRASVHLLPVNAHDNTFTILVKNDGELIPMEMKEKIFEPFFRARSTPDKPGTGIGLSLSRSLTILHKGSLELINGEADMNVFSLTLPVHQDIEFNLSKWKTNH